A single Sulfurimonas aquatica DNA region contains:
- a CDS encoding OmpA family protein — MKKIFISSCMAMSLFTVGANAKNCIMVEELNVEFKNASTIYSNDTEKKEVHNFAKFMKETDVYAVIEGHTNSIANAKYNYDLSTKRAVKVMSELEALGVGKSHVRAMGFGETTPLYDNSTKDGADKNRRVIAEVFNSAEELDAYIKSQKSRIKGIVYKEQ; from the coding sequence ATGAAAAAAATATTTATATCTTCGTGTATGGCGATGTCTCTTTTTACAGTTGGGGCAAATGCTAAAAATTGTATTATGGTTGAAGAGTTAAATGTAGAGTTTAAAAATGCTTCTACTATATATAGTAATGATACTGAGAAGAAAGAGGTTCATAATTTTGCTAAATTTATGAAAGAAACAGATGTTTATGCAGTTATTGAAGGTCATACTAACTCTATAGCTAATGCTAAGTATAACTACGACCTCTCTACAAAAAGAGCTGTAAAAGTAATGAGTGAACTAGAGGCTTTAGGTGTAGGCAAATCACATGTAAGAGCTATGGGTTTTGGTGAAACCACACCTTTATATGACAACAGTACTAAAGATGGAGCAGACAAAAACAGAAGAGTTATTGCTGAGGTATTTAATTCCGCAGAGGAACTTGATGCATATATTAAATCACAAAAAAGTAGAATTAAAGGTATTGTTTATAAAGAACAATAA
- a CDS encoding tyrosine-type recombinase/integrase, giving the protein MGFRKIRAKKYSGIYEYFKDSDKDKKTIAFYISYRDLDNKVKKNRCDATSKEDALQILNDKRTELTRDRNEIQKDASLLHQKVMNKNLTLEDISKLYFPTKTAKTIKMISAGYYSHINPILGKIKITKIKTTDIKNLSDVLKEKKSRHGTPLNPRTVKKQIANLRALFNWAVKENYVDKNPVVIKEIIKVDANEAGRVLSDEELEKLWNLDEFQLKPRLLLFLKACYHTGARPSAVMDIQVKHINFDKGAIHIRAMKQGKPYDARVSKELLDLLHEWILKHNLVHDNFIFFPMQLYKRSTTDKERKSIKNSSTRYSGYAELLRKIFDKYFNQNIGTYDHAYRVTVYTMRRTSATNVYKKFGIVHAKKFLNHTEINTTMKYLNIDDDMEVIDYGL; this is encoded by the coding sequence ATGGGTTTTAGAAAGATAAGAGCTAAGAAATATAGTGGAATTTATGAGTATTTCAAAGACAGTGATAAAGATAAAAAAACTATAGCTTTTTATATTTCATATCGTGACCTTGATAATAAAGTTAAAAAAAATAGATGTGATGCTACAAGCAAAGAAGATGCTTTACAAATTTTAAATGATAAAAGAACAGAATTAACAAGAGATAGAAACGAAATACAAAAAGATGCTTCACTCCTACACCAAAAAGTAATGAATAAAAATTTAACGCTTGAAGATATTTCGAAACTTTATTTTCCTACTAAAACAGCTAAAACAATTAAAATGATTAGTGCAGGGTATTACAGTCATATTAATCCTATATTGGGAAAGATAAAAATAACTAAGATTAAAACTACTGATATAAAAAATCTCAGTGATGTACTTAAAGAGAAAAAATCAAGACATGGAACACCACTCAATCCAAGAACGGTAAAAAAACAAATTGCTAACTTAAGAGCCTTGTTTAATTGGGCAGTAAAAGAAAACTATGTTGATAAAAACCCTGTTGTTATAAAAGAAATCATTAAAGTGGATGCCAATGAAGCAGGACGGGTTTTATCAGATGAAGAACTTGAAAAACTATGGAACTTAGATGAGTTTCAACTAAAACCTAGATTATTATTGTTTTTAAAAGCTTGTTACCATACAGGAGCTAGACCGTCAGCCGTTATGGACATACAAGTAAAGCATATTAACTTTGATAAAGGAGCGATACATATTAGAGCCATGAAGCAAGGAAAACCCTACGATGCTAGAGTAAGTAAAGAGTTATTAGATTTACTTCATGAGTGGATACTAAAACATAACTTAGTACATGATAACTTCATTTTTTTCCCAATGCAGCTATATAAGAGATCTACAACTGACAAAGAACGAAAGTCTATTAAAAATAGTTCAACAAGATACTCAGGTTATGCAGAACTACTAAGAAAAATATTTGATAAATACTTTAATCAAAATATAGGAACTTATGATCATGCTTATAGAGTGACTGTTTATACTATGAGGCGAACAAGTGCAACAAATGTTTATAAAAAATTTGGAATAGTTCATGCAAAAAAGTTTCTAAATCATACCGAGATTAATACCACGATGAAATATCTAAATATTGATGATGATATGGAGGTAATTGATTATGGGCTTTAA
- a CDS encoding helix-turn-helix domain-containing protein has protein sequence MTYEEFLAMLRDNYNKMLLTKKETAKELGTSEATIDRLRKNGLITSKKVLGQIMFSIDEIARFLTVS, from the coding sequence ATGACTTATGAAGAGTTTTTAGCCATGCTAAGAGACAATTACAATAAGATGCTGCTCACAAAAAAAGAAACAGCAAAAGAGTTAGGTACAAGTGAAGCAACTATTGACCGTTTGAGAAAAAATGGACTAATTACATCTAAAAAAGTGCTAGGACAAATAATGTTTTCTATAGATGAAATCGCTCGTTTTTTAACAGTAAGTTAG
- a CDS encoding terminase small subunit has product MSKQVTEKQQKFCEEFMLTRNLTKSALGAGYSNTFALKKSYQLMNDQKILKRIEELEKEYFTNHFKTLGIKAVEELMVIINSGTSSEKLRAIEIALKLNGFTQGISIEANTNDISIKVKLPDGI; this is encoded by the coding sequence ATGTCAAAGCAAGTAACTGAAAAACAACAAAAGTTCTGTGAAGAATTTATGCTTACAAGAAATCTTACAAAGTCTGCTCTAGGTGCAGGATACTCTAATACTTTCGCACTTAAAAAATCATATCAACTTATGAATGACCAGAAGATACTTAAGAGGATTGAAGAGTTGGAAAAAGAGTATTTCACCAACCACTTTAAAACACTTGGTATTAAAGCTGTTGAAGAGTTGATGGTAATCATAAACAGTGGTACTTCAAGTGAGAAACTTCGTGCCATTGAAATTGCCTTAAAGCTCAATGGTTTTACTCAAGGTATTTCCATAGAAGCCAATACGAATGATATATCTATAAAAGTGAAGTTGCCAGATGGAATATGA
- a CDS encoding PBSX family phage terminase large subunit: MEYDIDLSSASDFMNKKAYDMLHILASRYIISYGGAGSGKSYGITQYILIMILTLEGHRFLIARKYATSLKRSVFQLFLDLILEWGLSDLFKTNLTDMTITCLNGNKIMFVGLDDVEKLKSIAGVTGIWIEEATEVTVEDFMQLDLRLRGNTKHHLQILLSFNPTSSRSWLKKRFFDKKDDNVHIIHTTYKDNKFIDEHYKQTLENLINQDDNFHKIYALGKWGTLKGRIFEEYKTIDILPEDYQLRKYGLDFGFNAPMALIEIREDNNNLYLYECYYRTKTTTDELIQYMKQEGISTRDSIYCDSAEPDRIETLKNAGFNAIAAKKNVRAGIDAVKSKSLHVSKQSTNLIKEFDNYSWKEDKDGNSLEEPVKFNDHLMDALRYAVFTTERHARQIIVSPRRKTRFAGYGDYSGFKGF; encoded by the coding sequence ATGGAATATGATATAGATTTATCTAGTGCTAGTGATTTTATGAATAAAAAAGCATATGATATGCTTCATATTTTGGCATCTAGATACATCATTAGTTATGGTGGTGCAGGCTCAGGTAAAAGCTATGGAATTACACAATATATTTTGATTATGATCTTAACTTTAGAAGGGCATAGATTTTTAATAGCAAGAAAATATGCAACATCTCTGAAACGTTCAGTCTTTCAACTCTTTTTAGATTTAATTTTAGAATGGGGACTATCAGATCTTTTTAAAACCAATCTTACTGATATGACAATCACTTGTCTCAATGGTAATAAGATAATGTTTGTCGGCCTAGATGACGTGGAGAAGCTGAAGTCAATAGCAGGTGTTACAGGCATATGGATTGAAGAAGCCACAGAAGTTACAGTAGAAGATTTTATGCAACTTGATCTTCGTCTTAGAGGTAATACTAAACATCATCTGCAGATTTTACTTTCATTCAATCCTACTTCATCTAGATCATGGCTTAAAAAGAGATTCTTTGATAAAAAAGATGATAATGTTCATATTATCCATACTACATATAAAGACAACAAGTTTATTGATGAGCACTACAAACAGACACTTGAAAATTTAATAAATCAAGATGATAACTTTCATAAAATCTATGCCTTAGGTAAATGGGGTACCCTGAAAGGACGTATATTTGAAGAGTATAAGACAATTGATATATTGCCAGAAGATTATCAATTACGTAAGTATGGTTTAGATTTTGGATTTAATGCTCCGATGGCTCTCATTGAGATACGAGAAGACAATAATAACCTTTATCTATATGAGTGTTACTACAGAACAAAGACTACAACTGATGAGTTAATACAGTATATGAAACAAGAAGGTATATCAACCCGTGATTCTATTTATTGTGATAGTGCTGAACCTGACCGTATAGAGACGCTTAAAAATGCTGGGTTTAATGCAATAGCAGCAAAGAAGAATGTAAGAGCTGGTATTGATGCTGTTAAGTCTAAAAGTCTACATGTATCTAAACAAAGTACTAATCTAATAAAAGAATTTGATAACTATAGCTGGAAAGAAGATAAGGATGGCAATAGCTTAGAAGAACCAGTTAAGTTCAATGACCATCTTATGGATGCATTGAGGTATGCTGTATTTACTACAGAGAGACACGCTCGTCAAATTATTGTTAGTCCAAGAAGAAAGACACGCTTTGCAGGATATGGAGACTATAGTGGATTTAAAGGATTTTAA
- a CDS encoding zinc ribbon domain-containing protein, producing MEIIFYGMILGVIPAMIAQSKGRSFLLWWFYGAMIFIIALPHSLLISKDQKSIDEQSLSEGMKKCPYCAELIRKEATICRYCQKEQTTKEEI from the coding sequence ATGGAAATAATTTTTTATGGAATGATATTAGGAGTAATACCAGCAATGATAGCTCAATCTAAAGGTCGTTCTTTTTTACTATGGTGGTTTTATGGAGCAATGATTTTTATAATAGCACTCCCCCATTCACTACTTATATCTAAAGACCAAAAATCAATAGATGAGCAGTCATTATCAGAAGGTATGAAAAAGTGTCCTTATTGTGCTGAACTTATTAGAAAAGAAGCAACTATATGTAGATATTGTCAAAAAGAACAAACAACTAAAGAGGAAATATAA
- a CDS encoding superinfection immunity protein: MKREHPSLFLIGVLNFLLGFTLLVWVACFIWASTNRNEESNNSIRINIAEEIEKLDVLRKKGLLTDEEFKQQKLKILNS; encoded by the coding sequence CTGAAAAGAGAGCATCCAAGCCTTTTTCTTATAGGAGTGCTGAATTTTTTATTAGGATTTACACTTTTAGTATGGGTAGCTTGTTTTATATGGGCTTCTACAAATAGAAATGAGGAATCGAATAATTCAATAAGAATAAATATTGCAGAAGAAATTGAAAAATTAGATGTATTAAGAAAAAAAGGATTACTAACGGATGAAGAATTTAAGCAACAGAAATTGAAAATATTAAACTCTTAA
- a CDS encoding thermonuclease family protein has product MKLLLPILISVSLNADIGVLKKVVDGDTLNFTNDKCRLLYIDTPESKRNKKAKLDTKQCKNFTLDTMVRIGKQSTEHAQTLVEVGKSYKYEVIGKDRYNRSLCVVYTPIGIFNELMVRDGYAMPYESYMPSKLKSKYHKLSREAKRLNRGLWKSYDIDCIGKY; this is encoded by the coding sequence GTGAAATTATTACTACCTATTCTAATCTCAGTCAGTCTGAATGCAGATATAGGGGTACTAAAAAAAGTAGTTGATGGTGATACTCTTAACTTCACAAATGATAAATGCAGACTACTTTATATTGACACTCCTGAAAGTAAGAGAAACAAGAAAGCTAAGCTAGATACAAAGCAATGTAAAAACTTTACATTAGATACTATGGTTAGAATAGGCAAGCAATCAACAGAACATGCTCAAACACTTGTTGAGGTTGGTAAGTCATATAAGTATGAAGTGATTGGTAAAGATAGGTATAATCGTTCTCTATGTGTTGTATACACTCCCATAGGTATATTTAACGAGTTGATGGTTAGAGATGGTTATGCAATGCCTTATGAGAGCTATATGCCAAGTAAACTAAAAAGTAAATACCACAAATTATCTAGAGAGGCTAAGCGACTTAATCGTGGACTATGGAAGTCTTATGATATTGATTGTATAGGTAAATATTGA